The Dyadobacter sandarakinus DNA window AGGAGGTTTTATCGTGTTTGATGAAACAGCCTGCATTGTCCGGAACACCTGGAACTTTGCCCGTTTTTACCATCACGAATCCTGCGGGCAATGCAGCCCCTGCCGAGAAGGAACCGGCTGGATGGAAAAGGTATTGCACCGCATTGAGCATGGGCATGGAAGCATGCACGATATCGACCTGCTGGTAGATATTTCGAAGAAGATTGAAGGGAATACGATTTGTCCGCTGGGTGATGCTGCGGCCTGGCCTGTTGCCAGCGCCATACGACATTTCCGGGATGAGTTTGTATGGCACATCACCAACCCTCAGGAAGCATCCCGTCCGGGTGCAGTTTACATGGGCGACCTCGCAGTTGCCTGATGTTATTTACAAAGAATAATGTACCGTCATGGAAGAAATAAAACCGCAGTTACTGAAAATTACATTCGACGGAATTGAAGTAGAGGTTGAACCCGGAACGACCATTCTGCAGGCTGCCCGCAAAATTGCGGAAGCAGACGATGCGCAGGCTCATATTGTTCCGCCGGCTATGTGTTACTACAAGCCTCTACCGGCATCCGGCGGTAAGTGCCGGGCCTGTCTGGTGAAGGTGTCACAAGGCTCTGCCAAAGACCCGAGGCCTATGCCCAAGCTGGTTCCTTCGTGCATTACGCAGGTTCAGGATGGGATGGTTGTTGAAAATTCCACGAACCCTGGCGTACTGGATACCCGCAAAGCAATTGTTGAGTTTTTGCTGATCAACCACCCGCTTGATTGCCCGATCTGTGATCAGGCCGGGGAATGTCATTTGCAGGATTTTGCATTTGAGCATGGTTCAGCCAAAACCCGGTACGAGGAAGAGCGCAGGACTTTTGACAAAATAGATATCGGCCCCTACGTACAGCTGCATATGACGCGATGCATCCTTTGCTATCGCTGCGTGTACACGGCTGATCAGGTTACCAACAAGCGTGAGCATGGTGTTATGGGCCGGGGCGATGCTTCGGAAATCAGTACTTATATTGAGAAATCAATCGATAATGACTTTTCCGGAAATATCATCGATGTGTGTCCCGTAGGCGCTCTGACCGACAAGACTTATCGTTTCAAAAACCGGGTATGGTTTACCAAACCTGAGGATGCGCACTGTAACTGTGAAAAATGCAGTGGGAAAGTGACGCTCTGGTACCGGGGTGATGAAGTGATCCGTGTTACAGCCCGGAAAAACACCTGGGGCGAAGTCAACGAATTCATCTGCAATACCTGCCGTTTTGAAAGAAAAAAAACAAGCGAATGGGTACTTGAAGGTCCATCAAAAGTGAAGAGAAGCTCGGTGATTTCGGCTAATAAATATGGATCCAATCTGGTGAAAAAGCCTGATTTTGCATTGAAGCTGGCTGCCTCCCAATTCAAGAAAATTGATGACGGACGGGAGTACGTGACCGACGAAGAAACCATTCGTCACCAGAGCGTGGAAAATAACGATAAAGCAAATCACCGTTCTTTGCTGGCCAATAACAACTGATCATTCTTGATTTAACAAGATATATAATGGATTTAGTAGAATTTCTGATCAAGACGGCGACCATCTTTTCCGTGTTTGTACTTACGCTGGTAATTGCTATGTACTCCACATGGGCTGAGCGCAAGGTAGCGGGTTTTATCCAGGACCGGATGGGACCTAACCGCGCAGGGCCGGGCGGACTGTTACAGCCCCTGGCCGATGCGGGAAAAATGTTTTTTAAAGAAGACTTTATTCCTGCTCTGGCAAATAAATGGCTCTTTATCGCCGGGCCAAGTTTAGCGATGCTGACGGCATTGCTTGCAAGTGCAGTAATTCCATTTGGCAGTACTTTCCGCTTTGACGGTCATGAAGTAGCATTGCAGGGTGTAGAATCAAACATTGGTATTCTGTACGTTTTTGGTGTTGTAGCCCTGGGTGTATACGGCATTATGGTCGGCGGCTGGGCTTCCAATAACAAATTTTCCCTGCTGGGCGCAATTCGTGCAGCATCACAGAACATCAGCTACGAGGTAGCCATGGGACTATCCCTAATTGCGATCCTGATGATGAGCAGCTCCCTTTCACTGGGTGAAATTGTGGCACAGCAGCATGGTGCCAACTGGAACATATTTTATCAGCCGCTCGGGTTCCTGATCTTTATCACCTGCTCTTTCGCAGAATGTAACAGGGTACCGTTTGACCTTCCTGAGTGCGAGACGGAGCTGGTAGGTGGCTACCATACCGAATATGGAAGTATGAAGCTTGGATTTTATCTTTTTGCAGAGTACATCAACATGTTCGTCTCGTCATCGATTATTTCCGTGCTTTACTTTGGCGGATACAATTATCCTGGTATGGACTGGGTGTACGAACAGCTTACCGCAGCGTTGGGCAGCCAAACAGGCCACAATGTCGCCACATTGATCGGCACGGCAGTATTTTTTGGTAAAGCTTTATTCTTTGTATTTTTCTATATGTGGGTACGCTGGACAATCCCGCGCTTCCGCTACGACCAGCTTATGAATCTGGGCTGGAAGAAACTGATTCCACTGGCTATTTTCAATATCATCATCACCGGGGCCGCAGTATTGTTCCTTAAACCGGTCATTACATCCTGGCTGAACTAAATCCGGCATTGCCATGCAACTGACGAACCGCTCCAAGCAAGTAAGCAATAAAGAAATGACGCTGATGGAACGCGCCTACCTGCCTGCGATTGCGACTGGGCTTGCGATTACCATCAAGCACTTTTTTGCAAAAAAAGTGACTATCCAATATCCTGAGGTTAAAAGATACCTCGGACCTGTTTTCCGTGGCCGGCACATCCTCAAAAGAGATGCCGATGGCCGCGAACGTTGTACTGCCTGCGGGCTTTGTGCCGTAGCCTGCCCTGCTGAGGCCATACAAATGGTAGCGGCAGAGCGTCAGAAAGGTGAAGAATCGCTGTACCGCGAAGAAAAATATGCAGCCGTATACGAGGTTAATATGCTGCGCTGCATCTTTTGCGGACTTTGCGAAGAGGCATGTCCCAAACAGGCAGTCTATCTTCGTCATGACGAATTTGTACCTGTTTTTGCTGAACGTGATCAGGTGATCTGGGGAAAAGACCTGCTGGTTGAAGACATGAATAACCGTTATACCCGCGAAGCCTGGACCAAGGAAGAAGCACACGTGCTCGATGCTAAAAGGGCGCATGGTGAGGCGACCAATGTTGTTCCCCGCGCCATTCCCTGACAAATTGCACAGACTCTCAGCCGATCACTTATTATGAATTCGTCCGTATCTTTTTTCTATTTTTTGTCTTTTCTCACAGTGCTTAGTGCAGTGATGGTTGTTGTATCCCGCAACCCGATCCACAGTGTGCTATACCTCATCCTGACCTTCTTTACCTTGTCAGGACATTACATTCTGCTGAATGCACAGTTTCTGGCAGCGGTAAACATCATCGTGTACGCCGGGGCTATTATGGTACTCTTCCTGTTTGTTATCATGTTCCTCAACATGAAACAGGATCAGGAAGACTCTAAGACAAACCTGGCGAAAGTAGCTGCCACCATTGTAGGAGGTACCATATTCGTGATTTTATTCGGAGCC harbors:
- the nuoH gene encoding NADH-quinone oxidoreductase subunit NuoH, translating into MDLVEFLIKTATIFSVFVLTLVIAMYSTWAERKVAGFIQDRMGPNRAGPGGLLQPLADAGKMFFKEDFIPALANKWLFIAGPSLAMLTALLASAVIPFGSTFRFDGHEVALQGVESNIGILYVFGVVALGVYGIMVGGWASNNKFSLLGAIRAASQNISYEVAMGLSLIAILMMSSSLSLGEIVAQQHGANWNIFYQPLGFLIFITCSFAECNRVPFDLPECETELVGGYHTEYGSMKLGFYLFAEYINMFVSSSIISVLYFGGYNYPGMDWVYEQLTAALGSQTGHNVATLIGTAVFFGKALFFVFFYMWVRWTIPRFRYDQLMNLGWKKLIPLAIFNIIITGAAVLFLKPVITSWLN
- a CDS encoding NADH-quinone oxidoreductase subunit J family protein encodes the protein MNSSVSFFYFLSFLTVLSAVMVVVSRNPIHSVLYLILTFFTLSGHYILLNAQFLAAVNIIVYAGAIMVLFLFVIMFLNMKQDQEDSKTNLAKVAATIVGGTIFVILFGAYRKTVIPTYDPQTFDSQVGMIENLGSLLFRDYLLPFELASILLLVAMVGAVMLGKREIGERHF
- a CDS encoding NuoI/complex I 23 kDa subunit family protein, with translation MQLTNRSKQVSNKEMTLMERAYLPAIATGLAITIKHFFAKKVTIQYPEVKRYLGPVFRGRHILKRDADGRERCTACGLCAVACPAEAIQMVAAERQKGEESLYREEKYAAVYEVNMLRCIFCGLCEEACPKQAVYLRHDEFVPVFAERDQVIWGKDLLVEDMNNRYTREAWTKEEAHVLDAKRAHGEATNVVPRAIP
- a CDS encoding 2Fe-2S iron-sulfur cluster-binding protein, whose amino-acid sequence is MEEIKPQLLKITFDGIEVEVEPGTTILQAARKIAEADDAQAHIVPPAMCYYKPLPASGGKCRACLVKVSQGSAKDPRPMPKLVPSCITQVQDGMVVENSTNPGVLDTRKAIVEFLLINHPLDCPICDQAGECHLQDFAFEHGSAKTRYEEERRTFDKIDIGPYVQLHMTRCILCYRCVYTADQVTNKREHGVMGRGDASEISTYIEKSIDNDFSGNIIDVCPVGALTDKTYRFKNRVWFTKPEDAHCNCEKCSGKVTLWYRGDEVIRVTARKNTWGEVNEFICNTCRFERKKTSEWVLEGPSKVKRSSVISANKYGSNLVKKPDFALKLAASQFKKIDDGREYVTDEETIRHQSVENNDKANHRSLLANNN